A genomic window from Chthonomonadales bacterium includes:
- a CDS encoding transglutaminase domain-containing protein, giving the protein MGRTVTRRELLRMGTGLAGGAAVGLCSLGASMPTPRATDAYGVWFAAAEAAKARGDWASMEAALLRALRQGAGDEYAWRSLAWAQMLQGKWRDSLTSARRNVARNGETSWSLAQLYESAMAAGDVPLARRALDAELRLPAANRDRGLAAERAAFRAATHRTLYELSWQLKPAEYQLQSGEVVINTPYRRHVWQSASLRVEGARTCRTEAIDGRDVMFVDAGGAEEVTLRARVTHQPAVRGGAFAERTTGPGCPPSMTSLLGRFRNRVDYDPSDPELLKVVKPLADGRPGERVQAILDWIAANIRYEDGYPDDLASILKSRKGVCHHQSNLMVAMCRAAGVPALVAHGVRLPSGEATFTDVVASHGWVEVYLDSRWVGVEPLNPHSLRAFGSGCLAVDATGHGVGNDHFEMYTPDGRRIEGIQGVPVSGTARILD; this is encoded by the coding sequence GTGGGACGCACGGTAACGCGGCGCGAGTTGCTGCGTATGGGCACCGGCCTCGCGGGCGGCGCGGCGGTGGGGCTGTGCAGCCTGGGCGCGTCGATGCCCACGCCACGGGCGACCGATGCCTATGGCGTCTGGTTCGCCGCGGCGGAGGCCGCCAAGGCGCGGGGCGACTGGGCCAGCATGGAGGCGGCGTTGCTGCGGGCGCTCCGTCAGGGAGCCGGCGACGAGTACGCCTGGCGGAGCCTTGCCTGGGCTCAGATGCTCCAGGGCAAGTGGCGCGACTCACTCACCAGCGCTCGCAGGAACGTCGCCCGCAATGGCGAGACGAGCTGGAGCCTGGCGCAGCTCTACGAGTCAGCGATGGCCGCGGGCGACGTCCCGCTGGCCAGGCGCGCCCTGGACGCGGAGCTCCGCCTGCCCGCCGCCAACCGCGATCGCGGCCTGGCCGCGGAGCGCGCGGCCTTCCGCGCGGCGACGCACCGCACCCTCTACGAGCTGTCCTGGCAGCTCAAGCCTGCGGAGTACCAACTCCAGAGCGGCGAGGTCGTGATCAACACGCCCTACCGTCGTCACGTCTGGCAGTCGGCCAGCCTTCGGGTCGAGGGAGCCAGGACCTGCCGCACGGAGGCGATCGACGGCCGTGACGTGATGTTCGTCGACGCGGGGGGCGCCGAGGAGGTGACGCTTCGCGCGCGGGTGACGCATCAGCCCGCCGTGCGCGGCGGCGCCTTCGCCGAACGCACCACGGGGCCCGGCTGTCCCCCCTCGATGACCAGTCTGCTGGGGCGATTTCGCAACCGCGTTGACTATGACCCGTCCGATCCGGAGTTGCTCAAGGTGGTCAAGCCGCTGGCCGACGGAAGGCCCGGCGAGCGAGTGCAGGCGATCCTGGACTGGATCGCCGCCAATATCCGGTACGAGGATGGCTACCCGGACGACCTCGCATCCATCCTGAAGAGCCGCAAGGGTGTCTGCCACCACCAGAGCAACCTGATGGTGGCGATGTGCCGGGCCGCCGGGGTCCCGGCGCTCGTCGCGCACGGGGTGCGCCTGCCGTCGGGAGAGGCGACGTTCACGGACGTGGTGGCCTCGCACGGATGGGTTGAGGTCTACCTGGACAGCCGCTGGGTGGGCGTGGAGCCGCTGAACCCGCACTCGCTGCGCGCCTTCGGCAGTGGCTGCCTGGCCGTCGACGCGACCGGCCACGGGGTTGGCAACGACCACTTCGAGATGTACACGCCTGACGGGCGGCGCATCGAGGGCATTCAGGGCGTGCCCGTCTCGGGCACGGCTCGAATCCTCGACTGA
- a CDS encoding GNAT family N-acetyltransferase codes for MASIEIRAVQSDELDAMVALMCEAFGLPFGPARELFLRDPYFDIQRKRVLLADGRIVSCLTLTDSRLRVGGAIVGVGGVAGLATAPAFRRRGYATRLLLGSLATLRAYGYGLTGLFPFRRAYYRRLGWEVASTQLRAVLAAERLPAFAEARHVRAALPSDRAALRTVHEELTRGRTGACVRDDRRWAYVLDHSRSAVVYQRGAALEGYALFERTESEDPPPRLRVIELLAASEDARRGLVGHLAERRDRMIEYTAGWAELAGSGLLGPLDADGETVEVREAGGAMFRVVDLQTALRDLAPNLRGFRGIVTLCLHDAQAPPGAPSSVTLIGDGTDVSVERADEADRVSGARIEGEAGPWAAVLMGHLSLADAMSLHRLHPIPHGAGAGLAPHFPRRDPFVSPPDYF; via the coding sequence ATGGCCTCGATCGAGATCCGGGCCGTCCAGAGCGACGAGCTCGACGCGATGGTCGCCCTCATGTGCGAGGCGTTCGGGCTGCCCTTCGGGCCGGCGCGCGAGTTGTTCCTTCGCGACCCGTACTTCGACATCCAGCGTAAGCGCGTGCTCCTGGCGGACGGGCGCATCGTCAGTTGCCTCACGCTGACCGACTCGCGCTTGCGGGTGGGCGGCGCCATCGTCGGCGTCGGGGGAGTAGCCGGCCTGGCGACCGCGCCAGCCTTCCGGCGCCGTGGTTACGCGACCCGGCTGCTCCTCGGCTCGCTCGCGACACTCCGGGCGTACGGCTACGGCCTGACCGGCCTCTTCCCCTTCCGCCGCGCCTACTACCGCCGGCTCGGGTGGGAGGTGGCGAGCACGCAGTTGCGTGCCGTGCTGGCGGCCGAGCGGCTGCCAGCGTTCGCTGAAGCGCGGCACGTCCGGGCGGCGCTCCCCTCCGATCGCGCCGCACTGCGGACGGTGCACGAGGAGTTGACGCGTGGGAGGACGGGCGCCTGCGTGCGTGACGACCGGCGCTGGGCCTACGTTCTTGACCACTCACGCAGCGCTGTGGTCTACCAGCGTGGCGCCGCCCTGGAAGGCTACGCGCTGTTCGAGCGCACCGAGTCGGAGGATCCGCCACCTCGGCTGCGGGTGATCGAGCTCCTCGCGGCCAGCGAGGACGCCAGGCGGGGGCTGGTGGGCCATCTGGCCGAGCGGCGCGACCGTATGATCGAGTATACGGCCGGCTGGGCGGAGCTTGCCGGCAGCGGACTGCTGGGCCCACTGGACGCAGACGGGGAGACGGTGGAGGTGCGAGAAGCCGGCGGCGCCATGTTTCGTGTGGTCGACCTGCAGACGGCGTTGCGCGACCTTGCGCCGAACCTGCGAGGCTTTCGCGGCATCGTGACGCTCTGTCTGCATGACGCGCAGGCCCCGCCCGGCGCCCCGTCCTCCGTGACGCTCATCGGGGACGGGACCGACGTGTCGGTGGAGCGTGCCGATGAGGCCGACCGCGTCTCTGGAGCGCGCATCGAGGGCGAGGCGGGCCCATGGGCAGCCGTCCTGATGGGCCATCTCAGCCTAGCTGACGCCATGTCCCTCCATCGGCTGCACCCGATCCCGCATGGCGCCGGCGCGGGGCTCGCGCCACACTTCCCGCGCCGCGACCCCTTCGTTTCCCCGCCGGACTACTTCTGA